A portion of the Salvelinus fontinalis isolate EN_2023a chromosome 32, ASM2944872v1, whole genome shotgun sequence genome contains these proteins:
- the LOC129830955 gene encoding ras-related GTP-binding protein C-like, translated as MSIQYEEPALARSYGVVDSFPKDFGYGVEEPDIEEESTTSGDSKPRILLMGLRRSGKSSIQKVVFHKMSPNETLFLESTNKIYKDDISSSSFVNFQIWDFPGQVDFFDPTFDYEMIFRGTGALIFVIDAQDDYVEALGRLHLTVSRAYRVNPEINFEVFIHKVDGLSDDHKIETQRDVHQRANDDLADASLEKLHLSFYLTSIYDHSIFEAFSKVVQKLIPQLPTLENLVNIFISNSGIEKAFLFDVVSKIYIATDSSPVDMQSYELCCDMIDVVIDVSCIYGLREDGNGSAYDKESLAIIKLNNTTILYLKEVTKFLALVCILREESFEKKGLIDYNFHCFRKAIQEVFEVGSLTQRTGRLQPSSSNNSLSSVKLGVLNGSAV; from the exons ATGTCAATTCAGTACGAGGAGCCTGCATTGGCTCGGAGTTATGGTGTTGTGGACTCTTTCCCAAAGGATTTTGGCTACGGAGTGGAGGAACCAGATATCGAGGAGGAGAGCACGACGTCAGGTGACAGTAAACCAAGGATCCTGCTGATGGGATTGCGGAGAAGTGGAAAGTCATCTATTCAAAAG GTTGTATTCCACAAGATGTCGCCCAACGAGACACTGTTCTTGGAGAGCACCAACAAAATCTACAAGGATGACATCTCCAGCAGCTCTTTCGTCAATTTTCAAATCTGGGACTTCCCGGGTCAGGTGGACTTCTTTGACCCTACCTTCGACTATGAGATGATCTTCAGGGGCACGGGGGCTTTGATATTCGTCATTGATGCTCAG GATGATTATGTTGAAGCCTTGGGGAGGCTACATCTCACAGTGTCCCGAGCCTACAGGGTCAACCCAGAGATCAACTTTGAGGTGTTTATCCATAAGGTTGATGGCCTGTCAGACGACCACAAGATAGAAACCCAAAGAGACGTCCATCAGAGAGCCAACGATGACCTGGCAGATGCCAGCCTGGAGAAGCTTCATCTCAG ctTTTACTTGACCAGCATCTATGACCACTCTATATTTGAGGCTTTCAGTAAAGTTGTCCAGAAGCTCATTCCTCAGCTGCCAACATTGGAAAACCTTGTGAACATTTTCATATCA AACTCTGGGATTGAGAAAGCCTTCCTGTTTGACGTGGTCAGTAAGATTTACATCGCCACCGACAGCTCCCCTGTGGACATGCAGTCATACGAGCTTTGTTGTGACATGATCGATGTTGTCATTGACGTCTCTTGTATCTATGG CCTGAGGGAAGATGGAAATGGCAGTGCATATGATAAGGAGTCTTTGGCCATCATTAAGCTCAACAATACCACCATACTCTACCTGAAAGAGGTCACCAAGTTCCTAGCCCTCGTTTGCATCCTTAGAGAGGAGAGCTTTGAAAAGAAAG GTTTAATAGACTATAACTTCCATTGTTTCCGCAAAGCCATCCAGGAGGTGTTTGAAGTGGGGTCCTTGACACAGAGGACAGGCAGACTACAGCCAAGCTCGTCCAACAACAGCTTGTCCAGCGTAAAACTTGGTGTATTAAACGGAAGTGCTGTTTAG